From the genome of Sulfurovum sp. NBC37-1, one region includes:
- a CDS encoding symmetrical bis(5'-nucleosyl)-tetraphosphatase — protein sequence MAVWAVGDIQGCYGAFRKLLEEIDFDPKRDKLWLAGDLVNRGDGSLETLEYIYSIKESVEVVLGNHDLSLIAAYYGIKKSNPTIDPILNSPRAKELIDWLRSQKFLHVDYKLGYCMAHAGISPEFDLGMAIRYANRVEEKLQNDESAAAWLKKMFKSGINRFNRDSSKIDIDRYIVSAFTRMRFCYKDHRLDFDQKGPPTDALRAKGLKPWFECENRKEIDLKIIFGHWSTLGFYQDEHVLALDTGCLWGGKLTAARIDLSEPKIREYDCEGCMNPDKK from the coding sequence ATGGCAGTCTGGGCAGTGGGAGATATTCAGGGGTGTTACGGTGCATTCAGAAAACTTCTTGAAGAGATTGATTTCGATCCCAAAAGAGACAAGCTATGGCTCGCCGGTGACCTGGTGAACCGGGGTGATGGCTCATTGGAGACGCTGGAGTATATCTACAGTATCAAAGAGAGTGTCGAAGTGGTACTTGGCAATCATGACCTGAGTCTCATAGCCGCCTATTATGGTATCAAAAAATCCAACCCGACCATCGATCCCATTCTAAACTCGCCAAGGGCCAAAGAGCTGATAGACTGGCTGAGAAGTCAGAAATTCCTTCATGTGGATTACAAATTGGGATACTGCATGGCACATGCGGGTATCTCCCCAGAATTCGATCTCGGGATGGCGATACGCTATGCCAACAGGGTAGAAGAGAAGCTTCAAAACGATGAAAGTGCCGCTGCATGGTTGAAAAAGATGTTCAAAAGCGGTATCAATCGTTTCAATCGGGATTCCAGCAAAATAGACATCGACCGCTACATCGTCAGTGCATTCACCCGTATGCGGTTCTGCTACAAAGACCACCGACTCGATTTTGACCAGAAAGGTCCACCGACGGATGCATTGAGGGCAAAGGGACTGAAACCATGGTTTGAGTGTGAGAACAGAAAAGAGATCGACCTGAAGATTATCTTTGGGCACTGGTCGACACTGGGTTTCTACCAGGATGAACATGTACTGGCACTTGATACAGGCTGTCTCTGGGGAGGTAAGCTCACCGCCGCACGCATCGATCTTTCTGAGCCTAAGATTAGAGAGTATGACTGTGAAGGATGTATGAACCCAGATAAAAAATAG
- a CDS encoding tetratricopeptide repeat protein yields the protein MKNIFFIIAILIGGREASASGLKNIIKCSKGDSHACIQVGQLFEYGEGVKQNLAKAKQYYKKSCQLQLGKGCWNLAHILIKEHNIQAALEYDREGCKLNYSNACSDLGFLYEKGESIEPNYSQAKKYYQKACNFGNKSSCKKYTYLDKNGIT from the coding sequence ATGAAAAATATCTTTTTTATCATCGCTATACTTATTGGAGGGAGAGAGGCATCTGCTTCCGGCCTTAAAAATATTATCAAATGTTCCAAGGGTGATTCACATGCCTGTATTCAGGTTGGCCAACTCTTTGAATATGGTGAAGGAGTGAAACAAAACCTTGCTAAAGCAAAACAATATTATAAAAAATCCTGTCAGCTTCAATTGGGAAAAGGCTGCTGGAATTTAGCACATATATTGATTAAAGAGCATAATATCCAAGCAGCACTGGAATACGATAGAGAAGGCTGCAAGCTTAATTACAGTAATGCATGCAGTGATCTTGGATTTTTATATGAAAAAGGGGAAAGTATCGAACCAAATTACAGTCAGGCAAAAAAATATTATCAAAAAGCCTGTAATTTTGGGAATAAATCAAGCTGTAAAAAGTATACATATTTGGATAAAAACGGTATTACCTAG
- a CDS encoding peptidylprolyl isomerase, which translates to MQKHNKYLVWTIWVATIAFIGAGFVGWGTYSFGSKAGNVAKVGNIEIKQTQLNMAYSNLYNQYNEMMQGKLDEKKAKEMGLIQQAFSRIEVQAKLLNFAQEMGIVVSDKEVARTLAGIKGFQKDGVFNKDIYNAYLRSQRLKAKTFEATLKDEITIQKTLALLHTDALPLEVETVSSAMNIADKLMYKVLKNDDVNISMDEAKIKAFWEIQKENFMTPRMYKLSIVWTATDGVEVTDEEIKAFYDENSFNYTDAAGKQLLFDEAKEEVTKDLKIKKSKKAAQKQYIAFKKGKLENPESMTLPVNDSTLSKELWDAVIEKNSGEIVKPKVVGDKYATVKIEAVIEPKAKTFEDAKEEVTKLYTLQAQKEALLKLAEKTLETLDKSNAMISDFVTLEKNDNLKSLNSQESLQFLQKLFTSLKEKGIISVADKVVVYKIMDQKFLPADQNRTDFVKQSVNQMKSRTFEANLIKMLDAKYPTEVYMGGLKN; encoded by the coding sequence ATGCAAAAACACAATAAATATCTCGTATGGACCATATGGGTAGCAACCATCGCATTTATAGGTGCGGGTTTCGTAGGCTGGGGAACGTACAGTTTCGGTTCCAAAGCAGGCAATGTCGCCAAAGTAGGCAACATCGAGATCAAACAGACGCAACTCAATATGGCTTACAGTAACCTCTACAACCAGTACAATGAAATGATGCAGGGTAAACTCGATGAGAAGAAGGCCAAAGAGATGGGCCTGATACAACAGGCCTTCTCCCGTATCGAGGTACAGGCCAAACTGCTCAACTTCGCACAGGAGATGGGAATCGTTGTTTCAGACAAAGAGGTGGCCAGGACACTTGCCGGCATCAAAGGTTTCCAGAAAGACGGTGTATTCAATAAAGATATCTACAATGCCTACCTCAGAAGCCAGAGACTCAAAGCCAAAACCTTCGAAGCAACGCTCAAAGATGAGATAACTATCCAGAAGACCCTTGCACTTCTTCATACAGACGCACTGCCTCTTGAAGTAGAGACTGTCTCTTCTGCCATGAATATCGCAGACAAGCTGATGTACAAAGTACTCAAGAACGACGATGTCAATATCAGTATGGATGAGGCGAAGATCAAAGCGTTCTGGGAAATACAGAAAGAGAACTTCATGACCCCAAGAATGTACAAGCTTTCCATTGTATGGACAGCGACCGATGGAGTTGAAGTCACCGATGAGGAGATCAAAGCATTCTATGATGAAAATTCCTTCAACTATACCGATGCAGCAGGGAAGCAGCTTCTTTTTGACGAAGCCAAGGAAGAAGTGACAAAAGACCTGAAGATCAAAAAGAGCAAAAAAGCAGCTCAAAAACAGTATATCGCTTTCAAAAAAGGTAAACTGGAAAATCCGGAGAGCATGACACTTCCTGTCAATGACAGTACACTCTCCAAAGAACTCTGGGACGCCGTCATTGAGAAGAACAGCGGTGAGATCGTCAAACCGAAAGTTGTCGGAGACAAATATGCCACTGTCAAGATCGAAGCGGTCATCGAACCCAAAGCAAAAACCTTTGAAGATGCAAAAGAGGAAGTCACAAAACTCTATACGCTTCAGGCGCAAAAAGAAGCACTATTGAAGTTGGCAGAAAAGACACTTGAAACATTGGATAAAAGTAATGCGATGATATCCGATTTTGTTACTTTAGAGAAAAATGACAACCTGAAATCATTAAATTCACAGGAAAGTTTACAATTTTTACAAAAACTCTTTACATCTTTAAAAGAAAAAGGTATTATAAGCGTAGCGGATAAAGTAGTAGTTTACAAAATTATGGATCAGAAGTTCCTGCCGGCCGACCAGAACAGGACAGATTTTGTAAAACAGAGTGTCAATCAAATGAAAAGCAGAACATTTGAGGCCAACCTCATCAAGATGTTGGATGCAAAATATCCTACGGAAGTTTACATGGGAGGACTTAAAAATTGA
- the ftsZ gene encoding cell division protein FtsZ codes for MEEFEINVIETKCHTNGAKIKAIGVGGGGGNMINHMIQEGINSIDLIVANTDAQALDSSLAPYKMQLGMNATRGLGAGMVPDKGREAALESFEDIKTMLEGSDIVFISAGLGGGTGTGAAPIIAQAAKEVGALTVSIVTSPFKFEGRKRTKLAKEGLEELKRESDSIIVVPNEKLLSIVEKNLGIKESFRMVDDILAQAVGGISKVILSHGENDINLDFADVKTVMSHRGLALMGAGYSTGTNAAYDAAKAAIESPLLDNISIDGAMGVLVHFDIHPDYPIMEIGEAMNIVEESADEDASVIFGTTTNPNMEIDEVRITIVATGFEDKNAIPEPTSIKKPTQTTMLGNDSSTTATPLNTFNGKRIVVGQDYTENEDILDVPTFLRKQMD; via the coding sequence ATGGAAGAGTTCGAAATCAATGTCATTGAGACAAAGTGTCACACAAACGGAGCAAAAATAAAAGCGATCGGTGTAGGTGGCGGTGGTGGCAACATGATCAACCACATGATACAGGAGGGGATCAACAGTATCGACCTTATCGTTGCCAATACAGATGCACAGGCACTTGACAGTTCACTGGCACCCTACAAAATGCAGCTTGGAATGAATGCTACCAGAGGTTTGGGTGCGGGTATGGTCCCGGATAAAGGTAGAGAAGCGGCACTTGAGAGTTTTGAAGACATCAAAACCATGCTCGAAGGCTCCGACATCGTGTTCATCTCTGCAGGTCTTGGCGGCGGTACGGGTACCGGCGCGGCACCTATCATTGCCCAGGCAGCAAAAGAAGTAGGTGCATTGACAGTTTCCATCGTGACAAGTCCTTTCAAGTTCGAAGGCAGAAAAAGAACAAAGCTGGCAAAAGAGGGTCTTGAAGAGCTCAAAAGAGAGAGTGATTCCATCATTGTCGTACCAAATGAAAAACTTCTTTCCATCGTTGAAAAGAACCTCGGTATCAAAGAGAGTTTCAGAATGGTCGATGACATCCTTGCACAGGCTGTCGGCGGTATTTCAAAAGTCATCCTTTCTCACGGAGAGAATGATATCAACCTTGACTTTGCCGATGTGAAAACAGTTATGTCACACAGAGGGCTGGCGCTGATGGGTGCGGGCTACAGTACCGGAACAAATGCGGCTTACGATGCTGCCAAAGCGGCGATCGAGTCTCCGCTGCTTGACAACATCTCCATCGACGGTGCAATGGGTGTACTGGTACATTTCGACATTCACCCCGACTATCCAATTATGGAGATCGGTGAAGCGATGAACATCGTTGAAGAGAGTGCCGATGAAGACGCGTCTGTCATCTTCGGTACGACAACCAATCCTAATATGGAAATAGATGAAGTACGTATCACTATCGTTGCAACCGGTTTTGAAGACAAAAATGCCATTCCAGAACCAACTTCCATCAAAAAGCCGACGCAGACAACAATGTTGGGTAACGACTCAAGTACTACAGCGACACCCCTCAATACCTTCAATGGCAAGAGAATCGTTGTAGGGCAGGACTACACGGAGAATGAGGACATTCTCGATGTTCCTACCTTCCTGAGAAAGCAGATGGATTAA
- a CDS encoding response regulator yields MTKKILIVDDVNFNIEFESKIILNMMSELKIDCNIDEANTVEKAYELIDNSDPYDAMIIDMNLPDGTGVEIAKYARKKSEETRLAALTIYPNEYAKERSYFDLFMKKPIMVQSFMQNFMRLLQIG; encoded by the coding sequence ATGACTAAAAAAATACTGATTGTTGATGATGTAAATTTCAATATTGAATTTGAATCGAAAATAATTTTAAATATGATGAGTGAACTCAAGATAGACTGCAATATAGATGAAGCAAATACAGTAGAAAAAGCCTATGAGCTGATTGACAACAGCGATCCGTATGATGCGATGATCATCGATATGAATCTACCGGATGGTACCGGTGTTGAAATTGCAAAGTATGCCAGAAAAAAAAGTGAAGAGACACGGTTGGCGGCCTTGACTATCTATCCAAATGAGTATGCAAAGGAACGGAGCTACTTTGATCTTTTTATGAAAAAGCCTATTATGGTTCAATCATTCATGCAGAATTTTATGAGACTGTTACAAATTGGCTGA
- a CDS encoding adenosylmethionine--8-amino-7-oxononanoate transaminase translates to MVNNNTMMQRDLEVIWHPCTQMKDHETLPLIPIKSGKGVYLYDFEGNSYIDAVSSWWVNLFGHANPFINERVKSQIDTLEHVLLAGFTHEPAVELAHRLVNITPEMLKKVFYVDNGSSAVEAALKMSYHYHRNRGKKKSLFLSLTNSYHGETLGALSVGDVSLYKETYEPLLIANRQVPVPKDQSVRAAQEALVLLKEVLEAQADEIAALILEPLIQGAGGMHMYHPEYLVGARTLTAEYDVHLIADEIMTGFGRTGKMFACDHAGISPDFMTLSKGLTGGYLPLSVVMTSDEVYSAFYCDYNEYKAFLHSHSYTGNPLACSAALATLELFERNDVLTDNEKKSGYIKEKLERFSALENVREVRQQGMVAAVELQGYDAKERIGLKIYTYGLKKGVLLRPLGNVIYFMPPYVISYEEIDKMTDVAYEGIKKLKVKVGRHD, encoded by the coding sequence ATGGTCAACAACAATACGATGATGCAACGTGATCTCGAGGTGATATGGCACCCCTGTACACAGATGAAAGATCATGAGACACTGCCTCTGATCCCGATAAAATCAGGGAAGGGGGTCTATCTCTATGATTTTGAGGGAAACAGCTATATCGATGCAGTGAGTTCATGGTGGGTCAACCTTTTCGGACATGCCAACCCTTTTATCAATGAAAGAGTGAAATCACAGATTGACACACTCGAACATGTGCTGTTGGCAGGATTTACCCATGAGCCGGCTGTAGAGCTGGCACACAGGCTTGTAAACATCACGCCTGAGATGTTGAAAAAAGTCTTTTATGTCGACAACGGTTCCAGTGCAGTCGAGGCAGCGCTGAAAATGAGTTACCACTATCACAGGAACAGAGGTAAAAAGAAATCACTTTTCCTCTCTTTGACGAACTCCTATCACGGAGAAACCCTGGGAGCACTTTCGGTGGGAGATGTGTCGCTTTACAAAGAGACCTATGAACCGCTGCTTATCGCCAACAGGCAGGTCCCTGTTCCCAAAGACCAGAGTGTGAGAGCTGCCCAAGAAGCTTTGGTATTACTCAAAGAAGTGCTGGAAGCCCAGGCGGACGAGATCGCTGCGCTGATCCTTGAACCGCTTATACAGGGAGCAGGGGGGATGCACATGTATCACCCCGAATATCTTGTAGGCGCAAGAACATTGACAGCAGAGTACGATGTGCACCTCATCGCGGATGAAATTATGACAGGCTTCGGGCGTACGGGAAAAATGTTTGCCTGTGACCATGCTGGTATCTCTCCGGACTTCATGACACTCTCCAAAGGATTGACCGGAGGGTACCTCCCGCTTTCCGTAGTCATGACAAGTGATGAGGTTTACAGTGCCTTCTATTGTGACTACAATGAGTACAAGGCATTCCTGCACTCCCACAGCTATACGGGCAATCCACTTGCCTGTTCCGCCGCTCTGGCGACACTGGAACTTTTTGAACGCAATGATGTCTTGACAGACAATGAAAAGAAGTCAGGGTATATCAAAGAGAAACTGGAACGTTTCAGCGCTCTGGAAAATGTTAGAGAGGTAAGGCAACAGGGAATGGTAGCAGCGGTCGAACTCCAGGGTTATGATGCAAAAGAGCGTATTGGTCTGAAGATCTATACCTATGGACTAAAGAAGGGCGTGCTCCTGCGGCCGCTGGGAAATGTGATCTATTTCATGCCGCCCTATGTTATCAGTTATGAGGAGATAGATAAGATGACGGATGTGGCGTATGAGGGAATTAAAAAATTAAAAGTTAAAGTGGGCAGGCATGATTAA
- the ftsA gene encoding cell division protein FtsA, with product MSDTILAIDIGSTKVCAIIAEIDDAGKLQVQGHGIAKSQGIKKGAITNIELSSRAIKKAINDAKRIAGSNITSATVSISNAYAKSLNSTGIVNIPHKDISIKEINRVMQTALYNANVPNEYEVVHVLPYNFRVDDQDFIEDPFGMNASRMEVDVNIIMTQKSNLSNLKKAVRSAGVEIEGIVLSGYASAIATMDEDEKELGVAVIDLGGQTSNLVIHVGNSIRYNDFLGVGSNHITNDLSMALHTPLQIAENVKIRHGNLVETSNEVIELPIIGDEENRNGVSLEIVHSVIFARVEEALMILAKSLDKSALKEQIGAGIILTGGMTKLKGIRELAQSIFPSLPVRIGKPREIDGLFDELKDPAFATVIGLLLYKAGEHTQYEINFQQELLHSKDVHTDDLGDIKIGNTVKEAEEQREVKKPKSQGTEEKGSDNIIFDDLPDIGADKQNPIKKLTNWAKQLF from the coding sequence TTGAGTGATACAATTTTAGCTATAGACATCGGTTCGACTAAAGTATGTGCAATCATAGCTGAAATTGACGATGCGGGCAAACTTCAGGTACAGGGCCACGGGATCGCCAAATCCCAGGGCATCAAAAAAGGTGCCATTACCAACATCGAACTCTCTTCCCGTGCTATCAAGAAAGCCATTAACGATGCCAAGCGTATCGCAGGCAGCAATATCACTTCAGCAACTGTCTCCATTTCCAATGCATATGCCAAAAGCCTGAACTCCACAGGTATTGTCAATATCCCACACAAAGACATCTCCATCAAAGAGATCAATCGTGTCATGCAGACTGCACTTTACAATGCCAATGTCCCCAACGAATATGAAGTGGTCCATGTACTCCCATACAATTTCAGAGTGGATGATCAGGATTTTATAGAAGATCCGTTCGGTATGAATGCCAGCCGCATGGAAGTCGATGTCAATATTATCATGACACAGAAATCCAACCTCTCCAACCTTAAAAAAGCGGTCCGTTCAGCAGGTGTAGAAATAGAGGGTATCGTTCTGAGCGGTTACGCTTCCGCCATCGCAACTATGGATGAGGATGAGAAAGAACTGGGTGTCGCAGTCATCGACCTTGGCGGACAGACAAGCAATCTTGTCATCCATGTAGGCAACTCCATCAGATACAACGACTTCCTCGGTGTAGGATCGAACCATATCACCAATGACCTTTCCATGGCACTGCATACACCACTGCAGATCGCCGAAAATGTAAAGATCCGTCACGGGAATCTTGTAGAGACAAGCAATGAAGTGATAGAGCTACCTATTATAGGGGATGAAGAGAACCGTAACGGTGTCTCTCTCGAAATCGTCCATTCAGTTATCTTTGCACGTGTCGAAGAGGCACTGATGATCCTGGCAAAATCACTTGATAAGTCCGCACTCAAAGAACAGATCGGTGCGGGTATCATTCTTACAGGAGGGATGACCAAACTCAAAGGTATCAGAGAGTTGGCCCAATCCATCTTTCCTTCCCTTCCCGTCCGCATCGGAAAACCAAGGGAGATTGACGGCCTTTTTGATGAGCTGAAAGACCCTGCTTTCGCTACTGTGATCGGTCTTCTGCTTTACAAAGCAGGAGAACATACACAGTATGAGATCAACTTCCAACAGGAACTTCTACACTCCAAAGACGTACATACAGATGATCTTGGTGATATCAAGATCGGCAATACCGTCAAAGAGGCAGAAGAGCAGCGTGAAGTAAAAAAACCAAAATCACAGGGAACAGAGGAAAAGGGTTCTGACAATATCATCTTCGATGACTTGCCGGATATCGGTGCTGACAAGCAAAATCCGATCAAAAAGCTGACCAACTGGGCTAAACAGCTTTTTTAA
- a CDS encoding tetratricopeptide repeat protein, translating to MNQTKKRLQIINIAISLTDIETIQLQILKLASLRSDPKLKEIIAGLQAQNYAQTQALITKYIETPTEEIVQRIPQDDQEIIEQFDLFVTAPEEPKREETELFDFDTLTKEEIPEESTEANIDKIEEALEETQQNDSFDNLLNLTVEDVMPGNIELDISHTHHDDFFYTPVEDSHTTKESHIDTNFIPKDNFFDTPEDKQPSFHKNDTEDDGLFDNLPEENISEESVEEDLSVTEDFTETKDFTVLDKEVKETDAGKEPQEEAVSEERAPAASADEPEIEETSAAYKPIPYIDQKLKNMLIQYPPLHDSSERYESVDNWLLKISNQGYTETEVEEVISHIQKPKENNNIAEAAQLLLICGATESKFAQFILARELFRGELLEKNLPEAFTLINRLALDDDYPEAICDLAQFYENGVGIDKDKKKAEALYHEAMELGVKRAASHYERLQKANKGLLGKLFGK from the coding sequence ATGAATCAAACCAAAAAGCGTCTTCAGATCATCAATATAGCTATTTCACTTACCGACATTGAAACCATACAACTGCAGATACTTAAACTCGCTTCCCTCAGGTCTGACCCCAAGCTTAAAGAAATTATTGCAGGTCTGCAGGCACAAAACTATGCCCAGACACAGGCACTCATTACTAAATATATTGAGACGCCAACAGAAGAGATCGTTCAAAGAATCCCTCAGGATGACCAGGAGATCATTGAACAATTTGACCTTTTTGTCACTGCTCCAGAGGAGCCCAAAAGAGAAGAAACAGAACTTTTCGATTTTGATACACTGACCAAAGAAGAGATCCCGGAAGAAAGTACTGAAGCAAACATTGATAAAATCGAAGAAGCGCTTGAGGAAACACAGCAAAATGATAGTTTTGACAACCTGCTGAACCTGACAGTAGAGGATGTCATGCCGGGTAACATCGAACTTGACATCAGTCATACACACCATGACGATTTTTTTTATACTCCAGTAGAGGATTCCCATACGACCAAAGAGAGTCACATCGATACAAACTTCATTCCTAAAGATAATTTTTTCGATACACCGGAGGACAAACAGCCATCCTTCCATAAAAACGATACAGAGGATGATGGACTCTTTGACAACCTTCCCGAAGAAAATATTTCGGAAGAAAGCGTAGAAGAAGACCTTAGTGTAACAGAAGACTTTACAGAGACAAAAGACTTTACAGTGCTAGATAAAGAAGTAAAGGAAACAGATGCCGGAAAAGAACCCCAGGAGGAAGCAGTAAGTGAAGAGCGTGCACCCGCTGCTTCTGCTGACGAACCTGAGATAGAGGAGACAAGCGCTGCCTACAAACCGATCCCCTACATTGACCAGAAACTCAAAAACATGTTGATCCAGTACCCCCCGCTGCATGACAGCAGTGAGCGTTATGAATCGGTGGACAACTGGCTACTGAAGATCAGTAACCAAGGGTACACAGAGACAGAAGTGGAAGAGGTCATTTCACATATACAAAAGCCTAAAGAGAACAATAATATTGCCGAAGCGGCACAGCTTCTGCTTATCTGTGGTGCCACAGAGTCAAAGTTCGCACAGTTCATACTGGCAAGGGAACTTTTCAGGGGAGAACTGCTTGAGAAGAACCTGCCCGAAGCCTTTACCCTCATCAACCGTCTTGCCCTGGACGACGACTACCCTGAAGCCATCTGCGACCTGGCACAATTTTACGAAAACGGTGTTGGTATAGACAAAGATAAGAAGAAAGCAGAGGCACTCTATCATGAAGCAATGGAACTAGGTGTCAAGAGGGCTGCATCCCATTATGAAAGATTGCAAAAAGCCAACAAAGGGCTGTTGGGAAAACTCTTCGGGAAATAG
- a CDS encoding UPF0323 family lipoprotein, translated as MKYINRLSTMAAATGLGALLVTGVTGCTSSNTQQEAVQPKGAFVIIEETAPGKYKIKDEFPADETRIVLKDLNGTERVLTKEEMDKLVKEEAAKIDNGTSPLTQKNPEVSQGMGLGSVLLSSIAGAMIGSWIGNKLFGNQNYQNNRKAGYKSPSTYQRSKKSFSKPRKSTSKRSGFFGNRKSSTRSGGFFGG; from the coding sequence ATGAAATATATCAACAGACTTTCAACCATGGCTGCCGCAACCGGTCTTGGCGCCCTGCTCGTTACAGGCGTGACCGGATGTACCAGCAGCAATACACAACAGGAAGCGGTTCAGCCAAAAGGTGCTTTTGTCATCATTGAAGAAACAGCTCCTGGCAAATACAAGATAAAAGATGAATTCCCAGCCGATGAGACACGTATCGTACTCAAAGACCTGAACGGTACCGAGAGGGTCCTGACCAAAGAGGAAATGGACAAACTTGTTAAAGAAGAAGCTGCCAAAATTGACAATGGTACATCTCCATTGACACAGAAGAACCCGGAAGTCTCTCAAGGTATGGGACTTGGTTCCGTCCTGCTCTCCAGTATTGCCGGCGCAATGATCGGCTCCTGGATCGGGAACAAACTCTTTGGAAACCAGAATTACCAGAATAACCGTAAAGCCGGATACAAATCACCTTCCACCTATCAGAGAAGCAAAAAAAGCTTCAGCAAGCCAAGAAAAAGTACAAGTAAGCGAAGCGGATTCTTCGGCAATAGAAAGAGCTCTACAAGAAGCGGCGGCTTCTTTGGCGGTTAA
- a CDS encoding DNA-deoxyinosine glycosylase yields the protein MKEEILNHPFKPIVFNDTKTLILGSFPSIKSFENNFYYAHPRNQFWKILEKLTGYPVNNRDQKIWLLKECKLGLWDMIGSCQRENSLDSSLEDEVVNDIPALLSAYPSIDKIAFTGKKAQALFETHFSYLEIERVYLPSPSPAYAAMTFEEKVVQYAEKLGMRPNEVTSTLGVRK from the coding sequence TTGAAAGAAGAAATATTGAACCACCCTTTCAAACCCATTGTTTTCAATGACACAAAAACACTGATTCTGGGTTCGTTTCCAAGCATCAAATCATTCGAAAACAATTTTTATTATGCCCATCCGAGAAATCAGTTCTGGAAGATACTCGAAAAGTTGACAGGTTACCCAGTCAACAACCGTGACCAGAAGATATGGCTTCTCAAAGAGTGCAAACTTGGGCTGTGGGATATGATAGGGTCCTGTCAGCGTGAGAATTCACTTGACAGTTCACTGGAAGATGAAGTGGTGAATGATATTCCGGCATTACTCTCTGCCTATCCAAGTATAGATAAGATCGCTTTTACCGGCAAGAAAGCACAGGCGCTTTTCGAGACACACTTTTCCTACCTCGAGATTGAAAGAGTCTACCTCCCGTCACCGTCACCCGCCTATGCCGCTATGACATTTGAAGAGAAAGTTGTACAATACGCGGAAAAATTAGGAATGCGCCCGAACGAAGTGACAAGTACCCTTGGGGTGAGGAAGTAG
- a CDS encoding glutathionylspermidine synthase family protein produces MIALQKTTPLTTNYLESLGFVWHTDSDESAYISNELVVISEDEAEAYYEAANTLYDMYVETGEYIVENNLFHEIGIPFNLVEVIKESWENDVHWHLYGRFDLAGGIGGTPIKLLEFNADTPTALFETTVVQWAILKQNGLKEAAQFNALYEALLDNCKRLVTLDEDVSDFESRYKGWKFLFTSIRGNAEEENTVKLLQHIATEAGYNTQFAYIDEIEFSAEEGIFYNDENYELWFKLIPWEDIALEESDLAMLLTNIIKKQKAIIFNPAYTLMFQSKGMLKILWDLYPNHPFLLETSFDPLHGKKQVKKPFFGREGGNVSILDANAQPVESVEGDYGNHKMVYQAYTELPADTQGSSYQAGVFYAYEACGLGFRKGGKILDNMSKFVGHIVV; encoded by the coding sequence GTGATCGCTTTACAGAAAACCACCCCTCTGACAACGAACTATCTTGAGTCCCTTGGTTTTGTCTGGCATACAGACAGTGATGAGAGCGCCTACATCTCGAACGAACTCGTTGTCATCTCTGAAGACGAAGCTGAAGCTTACTATGAAGCAGCTAACACACTTTACGACATGTACGTTGAAACCGGTGAATATATCGTTGAAAACAACCTCTTTCACGAAATAGGTATCCCCTTCAATCTTGTAGAGGTCATCAAAGAGTCCTGGGAGAACGATGTACACTGGCACCTCTACGGACGTTTCGACCTTGCCGGAGGAATCGGCGGCACACCCATCAAACTGCTTGAATTCAATGCAGACACCCCTACCGCTCTCTTTGAAACTACCGTCGTCCAGTGGGCGATCCTGAAACAGAACGGCTTGAAAGAAGCGGCACAATTCAATGCCCTCTACGAAGCACTGCTTGACAACTGCAAACGTCTTGTTACTCTCGATGAGGATGTTTCCGATTTCGAGTCACGCTATAAAGGCTGGAAATTCCTTTTCACCTCCATCAGGGGCAATGCCGAAGAGGAGAACACTGTCAAACTGCTGCAGCACATTGCGACTGAAGCAGGATACAACACTCAATTCGCCTACATAGACGAGATAGAGTTCTCTGCGGAAGAAGGGATCTTCTACAACGATGAGAATTATGAGCTCTGGTTCAAACTCATTCCATGGGAGGACATAGCACTGGAAGAGTCAGATCTTGCCATGCTGTTGACCAATATCATCAAGAAGCAGAAGGCTATCATCTTCAATCCGGCCTACACACTGATGTTTCAGAGCAAAGGTATGCTCAAAATTCTCTGGGACCTCTACCCCAACCACCCTTTCCTGCTTGAAACCTCATTTGACCCTCTACATGGTAAAAAACAGGTAAAGAAACCTTTCTTCGGAAGAGAAGGCGGCAATGTCAGCATACTCGACGCCAATGCACAGCCTGTCGAATCGGTAGAGGGTGACTATGGCAACCATAAAATGGTCTATCAGGCCTATACCGAACTGCCTGCAGATACTCAGGGTTCCTCCTACCAGGCAGGTGTTTTCTATGCCTATGAAGCCTGTGGACTGGGCTTTAGAAAAGGTGGAAAAATACTCGATAATATGTCGAAGTTTGTAGGGCATATCGTAGTATAA